Within the Arthrobacter sp. UKPF54-2 genome, the region GCCGTTATTTCCCGGGCGGTAAAGTAATCCCCATGCGCGGGTCATCGTCACGTTCCAGGGCCGGCAGACAACGCCCGTGTACGCCTCGTCCGGAGACCGGTAACCCCACGTGAAGCTGCGCCTTTTCCCCCAGGAGCCCGCAGGGCTGAACCTGCTGTCCCAAATGGCCCATCAGATCGCCCTCGCCACGGGGACCCTTGCGGAGATCCTCGGCGCGCCGGCCAGCGAGCATTCGCGGCTCGTGGAGGACATGCACGACCACGAGGCCAAGTCCGCGGAACTGCATTTTGCCCTGCTGACCCACATGCGGACCAGCTTCCTGAACCCGCTCCCCCGCGAGGACATGTACGCGCTCTCCCGCTACCTCAATGAGGCAATGGAAAAGCTCGACGCCGCCGCCGACCTCGTCTTCCTCTACAAACTGGAACGGCTGCCCAAACGCGCGGCGGACCAGCTGGAAATCATCAGCCGGCAGGCCGAGCTCACGGTCGACGCCATGCGCCAGTTGAACAATCTGGATGACCTCGAGGATTACTGGATCGAAGTCCTGCGGCTCACCAAACGCGCCGAGCGCACCCACCGGGTCTGGGTGGCGGACATGCTCAAGGACATGAAGTCGGCCCAGTACGCCCGCAACCGCGACATCGCGGACCAGCTCGTGGAAGTCACCAAGGACATGCGGCGAATCGCCACGCAGGTGGGCAGCATCATCGTCAAGGAATCCTGAGGTGTCCCTGGCCCTCTTTGCCCTGGTGGTCCTCTTCGCCGCGGCATTCGCCTTCCTCAACGGCTTCCGGGACGCTTCGTCCTCGGTAGCCCTCGCGGTCCGGACCCGGGCCCTGACGCCCACCGTCGCGGTGCTGCTGGCCGGGGTGTTCAACTTCATCGGCGCCGCCCTCAGCGCGGCGATGGCGCTGGAGGTCAGCCGGACCTGGGTGGCCCTCCCGGCCGGGGCCAACGGGCTGACCATCCTGATCGCCGGGCTGCTCAGCGCCGTTCTGTGGGGCGTCTACACCTGGTGGCGCGGTATTCCCTCCTCCTCCACGCACGCTTTGGTGGGCGGCCTGGCCGGCGCCGGCATCGCCAGCGTGGCCGTGGGTGGGAACTCCGTGGGCGGCGCGGACCAGTCGCTGCTGTTCCAGGTGGTGCTCCCCCTGCTGATCTCCCCTGTCATCGCCTTCGTGGGCGCCTACCTGCTGGTCTGGCCCGCCACGTGGGCGGCCCGCTACACCCCGCCGGGTGTGGTGAACAGCAGGTCCAGGCGGGCGCAGGCCATCGCCGCGGGCGCGGTGGCCTTTGGGCACGGACTGCAGGACGGCCAGCGCACCAGCGCCGTGCTCATCCTCGCGATGCTGGCAGCCGGGCTGACTGACGGCGGGTCCACACCCGCGTGGGTGGCGCTGCTGACAGCCGCCATGCTGACGGCGGGCACGCTCGCGGGCGGCTGGCGGATCTCCTACACGATCGGCTACCGGCTGGTCCGGATCGATCCGCTACGCGGGTTCGTTGCCCAGCTCTACAGCAGCGTCATCCTGCTGGTGGGCGCCATCGGACTGCATTGGCCGGTTTCCACCACCCACACCGTGACCTCGGCCGTGCTGGGGGCGGGCACGAACCAGAGGTATACGGGGACCAACCGGCGGCTGGTGCTCCGGGTGCTCGCCTTCTGGGCCCTGACCCCGCTGGTGACGGCGGCGGCGGCGTTCGTGCTGGAACTCGCCCTCTCCCCGCTTACGGGCCTCTAGCACCCGCCGGTTGCTCCGTAGGTGCCCTTTTGGGGGCCCAAAACGGCACGTGCGGAGCAGTCGATGAGCGGGCAGGGCCTACCCGAAGCGGCCGGAGACGTAGTCCTCGGTGGCCTTTACGGTGGGGTTGCTGAAGATGGTGTGGGTGTCCCCGTATTCGATCAGCTTGCCGGGCTTGCCGGTGCCCGCGATGTTGAAGAACGCCGTCTTGTCCGAGACACGGGCGGCCTGCTGCATGTTGTGGGTCACGATCACCACGGTGTATTCGTCCTTGAGCTCGTTGATGAGGTCCTCAATGGCGAGCGTGGAGATGGGGTCCAGGGCCGAGCAGGGCTCGTCCATCAGGATCACCTGCGGCTCCACGGCGATGGCGCGGGCGATGCAGAGGCGCTGCTGCTGGCCGCCGGAGAGTCCGGAGCCGGGCTTGGCCAAGCGGTCCTTGACCTCGTTCCAGAGATTGGCGCCGCGCAGGGAGCGCTCCACGAGGGAGTCCGCCTCGCCCTTGGAGATCTTCTGGTTGTTCAGCTTCACGCCGGCCAGCACGTTGTCCCGGATGGACATGGTGGGGAACGGGTTGGGCCGCTGGAACACCATGCCGATCTGCGAACGGACCGTCACCGGGTCCACGCCGGGGCCGTAGAGGTTGTCGCCGTCGAGCAGCACTTCGCCTTCCACCCGGGCGCCCGGGATGACTTCGTGCATCCGGTTCAGGGTGCGGAGGAAGGTGGACTTGCCGCAGCCGGAGGGGCCGATGAAGGCGGTGACCGACTTGGCGTCGATACTGATGTTGACGTCCTCGACGGCCAGGAATTTGCTGTAGTAGACGTTCAGGTCTTTGACGTCGATGCGCTTAGACATGCTGTTCCTTCACTTGTGGAGGTAGGGACCGGGTGCCGGCGGCGGCCTAGCGGCCGGCCTTCGGGGCGAAGATGCGCGCCACCAGGCGGGCACCCAGGTTGAGCAGCATCACGAGGATGATGAGGACCAGGGCCGCGCCCCAGGCACGCTGGTCGGAGGGACCCGGATTGGACGGCGAGGTCGGGTTGAGGATCTGGGTGTAGATGAATGTGGGCAGCGAGGCCATCCAGCCGCCGAACACGTTGTTGTTGATCGAGGTGGCGAAACCGGCGGTGACCAGGATCGGGGCGGTCTCGCCGATCACGCGGGCGATCGCGAGGGTGACGCCGGAGGCGATGCCGGAGATCGCCGTCGGGATGACCACCTTGAGGATGGTCCGCCACTTGCGCACGCCGAGGGCGTATGCGGCTTCGCGGAGTTCGTTCGGGACGATCTTGAGCATTTCCTCGCTGGAGCGGACCACCACCGGGATCATCAGCACGGAGAGCGCGACGGCGGCGACCGCGCCGGTCTTGGTGCCGGGGCCGACGACGGCGAAGAAGAACGCCGCGGCGAACAGGCCGGCCACGATCGAGGGGATGCCGGTCATCACGTCGACGAAGAACGTGATGGCCCGGGCCAGCGTACGGTCCTCGCCGTACTCGACGAGGTAGATGGCGGTGAGCAGGCCCACCGGGACGGAGATCACGGTGGCGAGCAGGGTGATCTGCAGGGTGCCCATCAGGGCGTGGTAGATGCCGCCCATCACGGGGGCGCCTTCCTCGACGCTCTTGTTGTCGAACGAGCCGGTGACGCCGTTCATCGAAGTGCTTAGGAAGCCGGGGTCCACCAAGCCCGGCAGGCCCTTCACCAGTACCGTCCAGATCACCGAGATCAGTGGCAGCAGGGCAATCAGGAACGCGCCGACCACAAGACAGGTGGCCAGCCTGTCCTTGGCCTTGCGGGAGCCTTCCACGACGGCGCTCCAGCCGACCAGGCCGGCGGTGAACAGGATCGCCGAGACAATGCCCCAGCCGAAGGCGTTGAAGCCGATCAGGGCCAGGATGGCCGCGCCGAGGACCAGCGCGAGGGCCAGCACAATGTAGGGCGCCGCCTTAGGCAGCTGCCCCTTGGTCAGGGCCGAGCGTTTGCGGACCGGGGTCAGGGTGGAGGTCATTTAGTTGGCTCCCGAGAATTCTTTGTGCCGGGTGATGATCCACCGGGCAATCATGTTCACGCCGAGGGTGATGACGAACAGGACCAGGCCGGCGGCGATCAGCGTGCTGACCTTGAGGCCGCTGGCTTCGGGGAAGTTCAGGGCGATTTCGGCGGCGATGGTCTGGTTGCCGGACTGGATCAGGCTTGCCGTGAGGGCGCCGGAGGAGAGCACCAGGGCCACGGCCATGGTCTCGCCGAGCGCGCGGCCAAGGCCCAGCATCACGGCGCTGACGATCCCGGGGCGGCCGAACGGCAGCACGGCCATGCGGATCATTTCCCAGCGGGTGGCGCCAAGGGCCAGCGCGGCCTCCTCGTGCAGCTTGGGGGTCTGCAGGAAGATTTCGCGGGAGAGGGAGGTGATGATCGGCAGGACCATGACCGCCAGCACGATGCCAGCGGTGAGGATGGTCTTGCCGGTGGCCGAGGCCGGGCCCTGGAAGATCGGCAGCCAGCCCATGTTGCTGGCCAGCCAGTTGTAGGCCGGGGAGATTTCCCTCGCCAGGAACGCAGCGCCCCAGGCTCCGTAGACCACAGAGGGGATGGCGGCCAGCAGGTCGATGACGTAGCCGAGACCGGAGGCCAGCCCGCGGGGGGCGAAGTGCGAGATGAAGAGTGCGACGCCGATCGCGACCGGCGTCGCGATCACGAGGGCGATCAGGGCCGCGATGAGGGTGCCGATGACGATCGGCCAGATGTAGGCGAAGAAGCCTTCGCCGCCCTGGATCTTGTCCGGGGAGGCCACGAGGGCGGGAATGGCCTGGATGACCAGGAAGAGTGCCACGCCGAAGAGCACGGCAAGGATCAGGCACCCGGCGGCCAAGGTGGCTGCGGAAAAGACTTTGTCGCCGGCGCGGCCTGCGCCCCGGGACTTGGTCAGGGAGGTGGTGGTCACTTCACGATCCTTCAGCTTCGATCTGCACCGGCGGCCGCACGGATCTTTCCGGGACAGCGGCGGTTAATCTTTGGGTACTTCGGACAAACGCCTAGGTTCCCTGCTCCGGGCGGGCGGTCAGTAACCGCCTGTTCGGAACAGGGAACCTTGGTCAGGCTGGTGTTTCCACTATGCCTTGCGGCGCATTCGATCCCTAGGACTTGGCCTTGATGGATTCGATGGACTTCATCGCTTTGTCCTGCAGCGCCTTGGACAGCGGCGCGGACTTGGCGGCCTCGGCCGCGGCCTTCTGGCCGGCGTCGGAGACGACGTAGCTTTCGAAGGCCTTGACCAGGTCTGCGGTTGCCTTGGTGTCGTAGGTGTTGCAGACCACGTGGAAGGAGACCAACACGATCGGGTAGGCACCTTCGATCGTGGTCTTGCGGTCCAGCTTGATGGAGAGGTCGTTGGCGTTGCGGCCCTCGACCGGCTTGCCGGCGTCGACAGCCTTGGCGGCGGCCTCGGCGGAGATCTTGGTGAAGGATCCGCCGACCTTGATCTGGGCGACGCCCAGCTTGCCGCTGACCGCGGAGTCATCGGCGTAGGTGACGGCGCCGGGGGTGTCGGTGACGGTCTTGACGACGCCGGAGGTGCCCTTGGCGTTCTCGCCCTTCAGGGACGCGGGCCAGATGCCGGAGGACTTGTCGGTCCAGACCTCGGGCGCGGCCGCAGCCAGGTAGTCGGTGAAGTTGGAGGTGGTGCCGGAGTCATCCGAGCGGTTCACCGGGGTGACCTTGAGGTCCGGAAGCTTGGCGTCGGGGTTCATCGCGGCGATGGCCGGGTCGTTCCACTTGGCGATTTCGCCGCGGAAGATCTTGGCTACGGTGGGAGCGTCAAGCTTGAGCTCCTTGATGTCCGGCAGGTTGAAGGCCACCGCGATCGGGGAGATGTAGACCGGGATGTTCAGTGCACCGTCGGGGCCGCACTTGGCCTGCGCGGCAGTCATCTCCTCGTCCTTCAGGTAGGCGTCGGAGCCGGCGAACTGGGCCGAACCGTCGATGATCGCCTTGCGGCCGGCGCCGGAGCCGTCCGGGGAGTACTGCACGTTCGCGCCCTGGTTGGCGGAGGCGAAGTTGGTCTTCCACACGTCCATGGCTGCGCCCTGCGCGGAGGAACCGATGCCGGTCAGCGTGCCGGTGACCTTGACAGCAGCCGCCGACGGCGTGGCCGACTGGGCGGTGTTGGTGGCGTTGTCGGAGCCGCAAGCGGTGAGCGCGAGAGCGCCGGCCGCCATAACAGCAATGGCCGAGTTGCGGCCGAAGCGTGATGCCTTCACTAGATGTACCCCTTCCAGGGTTATTCAGATGCGTGCCGGACCGGAGACGTCCGAACAAAAAGACGGTGGATACGGTTTGTACCTCTACCGAAGTTAGGTGGCCCAAGTGAAGAGAATTGCGGTCCAAAGTGAACGGCGGGTTAACGAATCCCGGCCATTTGCTGACATCTGACGGGTTGCGGTTGCGTTACGTGCGTCACAGTCGTAGGGCCCGCGGCCTGCGCCTTGGCCACCGCGGACTGCAAATAGACTGGTAGGCATGGCCCCCGGTACCGGACTCACAGCAAGCGCACGATTCCTGCGCGGGCGGATCCGCACCGGGTTTGTCCGGAGCCGCACGTCGCTCCTGCCTGCGATCCAGATGACGGCCTGCGCCGTCGGGGCCTACGCCTTCGCCGAGTACGTGCTGGGCCACACCGGGCCGCTGTTCGCCGCTACCTCCTCGCTGATCGCCCTGGGCTTCTCCCGGGACCCGCGGCTGCGCCGGGTCGTGGAGGTGGGCCTGGGCTGCACCATCGGCATTGTGGTGGGCGACCTGCTGCTGCACTGGCTGGGCGCGGGGATCTGGCAGGCCGCCGTCGTGCTCCTTTTCTCGATTCTGCTGGCCCGCTTCCTGGACAGCGGCACTATTTTCACGACCCAGCTGGGCCTGCAGTCCCTGCTGGTGGTGCTGCTGCCGGCGCCCGCGGGAGGGCCGTTCACCCGGAGCATCGACGCGGTGGTCGGCGGCGTGTTCGCGCTGCTCGTGACCTTCCTGATTCCCAAGGATCCACGCCGGGAACCCCGCAACGACGTCAAAAAACTGCTGCATGAACTGGCCGAGGTGCTGCGCGAGTGTGCCTCGGCGTTGACCCACAGCGACTCCACCCAGGCGTGGCATGCGCTGATCCGCGGCCGCAACTGCCAGCCGCTGGTCGATGCGATGCGCCAGACGCTCCGCGCCTCCGGCGAGGTCGCCACCCTCGCGCCGGCCTACCGGCGGCACCGGGAGGAGCTGGACCGGCTGGCGCAGTCGGTGGACTTCATCGACCTCGCGCTGCGCAACAGCCGCGTGTTTGCGCGCCGGCTGACCAGCGCGATCAACCACGCCGCCCTCTCGGACGAGGCGACTGAGAACATCGTCGAAGTCCTGCAGGAGACCGCGGCCGCGATTGACGAACTGGGGCTGGGACTGGCGGAAGTCCAGGACGGAACGCGGCGCGCCCACCTGCGCACCGCCCGGGCGGAGCTGAGCGAGACGGCCGGCCGGCTGCACCCGCGGCTCCTCGATGTGCAGCGGCTTGAGGGCGAAACCGTGGTGATGCTCTTCCGCCCGCTGATGGTGGACCTGCTCGAGGCCGCCGGCATGGATCCGGACGAGGCCCGGGAGGTCCTGCCCGCCCTCTAGGACCGGTCCCGCCTCTGCGGACGCCCGGGCGCGGCGCCGCTGCACGGCGCCGCTAGATGCAGGAGTGGTCGAAGTCGAACCCGCCGGACACATATTGGGTGACGGTGACCTTTCCGCCGCCGGTCAGCGCGGCGTCGGCGCAGCCGCGTTTGGCGCCGGCGAGGGAGCGGGCCCCGGCGAGCCAGCTCGGCAGCGTGTAGAGGTTGCTGGAGGAAGGCACCGTTCCGACGATTTGGTCCCACTGGCTTCGGGTGGAGTAGAGGCCGGCACGGGCTCCGATGCTGGCGAAGTACGCCGCCATGCCCTCCAGGTCCGCACGGTTCGCCAAGGTTCCCTGTGACCAGCTGTTGCCGGTTTCCACGTCAAGCCACCACAGGTACGACGCCGGGTTGCTGACGCCCCGGATGGTGGCGTCGTCGTAGGCCTTCGCGTATCCGTACATATAGGAGCAGGCAGGCCCGTAGGATCCTGCGGTGCACTCTCCGTAAGGGTTGGCCACGGTGGTCCCGCCGTAGGTGTTGCTGCTGGGCCACCACGACCCGGCTGCCCCGGGATTCGCTGTGTTGACGTACAGGGCCACCAGCGGCTGGCCGGTTCCGCCCTTCGAGGTGCCGGCCCAGGTCAGCTGCGTGCCAAGGCAAGGGTTCGTGGTGTTGGCCAGCCCGTTGTTGACGCCGACGATGCCGAAGGTCTGGCCTTTCGGCAATGCCTTGCCACACTGGGGCCACGAGACGTCGTTGCCGGGACCGGGTGCCGTGGCTGCCTCGGCGGGCAGCGCGGCAAACGCCAGGACCGCTGCTGCGGCGGCCGCCAGGACCACCCGGAAATGCCACCGGGAAACAGCTGGGTTACGAGTAGACATGGTCGGCCTTCCGTTAGTGCCTTGGCACGGCAGGAACCCAGCATGGGCGGTAGAGGCGTGCACCGTCAAGGCCCTCCCGCAACGGACGCCGGCCGCCCGAGGCGGGGCTCCGGGACGGATGTCGGCGCCCCCGGTTAGGGTTGAGCAATGGCAACCAAGACAACCCGCGCCGCCAAGGCGCCGGGCTATAAGTGCGCGGAATGCGGCTGGACCACGGCCAAGTGGGTGGGCCGCTGCGGCGAATGCCAGGCGTGGGGCACCGTGGAGGAGACCGGCGCCGCGGTGGCGCGGACGACGGCGGCGGCCACCGTCCTGGAGCCCGCCCGCCGGATCGCCGACGTCGACGCCACAACGGCCGCGTTCCTCCCCACCGGGGTGGACGAGCTGGACCGGGTGCTCGGCGGCGGCCTGGTTCCCGGCGCGGTAATCCTGCTGGCCGGCGAACCCGGCGTGGGCAAGTCCACGCTGCTGCTGGACGTCGCGGCAAAGTTCGCCCGCACAGCCCAGGACGTCCTCTACGTCACCGGCGAGGAGTCGGCGGCCCAGGTGAAGCTGCGCGCGGACCGGATCGACGCCGTCGCCGAATCGCTCTACCTGTCCGCCGAGACGGACCTCGGCCAGGCCCTGGGCCAGGTGGAAAAACTCGAGCCGCGGCTGCTGGTGGTGGACTCGGTCCAGACCCTGAGCAGCGCCGATGTCGAGGGCAGCGCCGGCGGCGTCTCGCAGGTCCGCGAGGTGGCGGCCTCCCTGATTGCCGCGGCCAAGCGACGCAACATGACCACCCTGCTGGTAGGGCACGTGACCAAGGACGGCTCCATCGCCGGACCCCGGCTGCTTGAGCACCTGGTGGACGTGGTCTGCCAGTTCGAAGGCGAGCGGCACTCGCGGCTGCGGCTGCTGCGCGCGGTCAAGAACCGCTACGGCCCCACCGACGACGTCGGCTGCTTCGACCTGAACGAGGACGGCATTGTGGGCCTGGCCGACCCCAGCGGCCTGTTCGTCTCGCGCACCAAGGACCCCGTGTCCGGTACGTGCATCACGGTGACGCTGGAGGGCCGCCGCCCGTTGCTGGCCGAGGTGCAGTCCCTGCTGGCGGAGAGCGCCAACGCGCAGCCGCGCAGGGCCACCAGTGGCCTGGACAGCTCAAGGGTGGCGATGCTGCTGGCCGTGCTGCAGCAGCGGGCCGGTTGCCTGCTGCACAAGGACGATTCCTACGTAGCGACCGTGGGCGGGGTCAGGCTCAGCGAGCCCGCCACGGACCTCGCGGTAGCCCTGGCCGTCGCCTCGGCGAAAGCCAAGAAACCGCTCCCGCAGCGGCTGATCGCCTTCGGCGAAGTGGGCCTGGCCGGCGAGGTCCGGCCGGTGCCGGGGATCAACCAGCGCATCCAGGAGGCCCACCGGCTGGGGTTCACGCACGCGGTGGTCCCGGCGAGCCCCAACGGGCCCGGGCCGGTCCCGGCCGGCTTCTCAGTCCGGGAGGTCGGACACCTGGCCGAGGCCCTGGGCCTGCTGATCAGCTGACACCCGACGGCGTGCGCCGGGGGCGACTTAGGACCCTAGCGTTGCGGTTCCTGCGGGCGCACGATTGGACAAGAAGCTCCTGCGGCGAAGGGACCGGTCATGATGTGGGGGTACGGGCAGAACATGTGGTGGATGTGGCTCTGGGGCATGCTGCTCCTGGTCGGCATCGCCGTGCTTGTGCTGCTCGCTATCCGGGTCTTCGGCGCACCCGGCCGCGGTGTGCCGCCCGGGCAGGGCCATGCCGGGGCTTACGGAACACCTGCCAGCTTTGGCGCGGGCCCCGGAGGCCCGGGAGGCCCCGGCGGCAGGAGCCAGGCCCGGCTGATCCTCGATGAGCGCTTCGCGAGGGGCGAGCTGACCGCGGAACAGTACCGCGAGCATGTAAAGGAACTCGGCGAGGGCCCGTAGTGGCGCCGATCAGCCGCCGGAACGCCCTGCTGCTGGGCGGGCTCGGAGCCTCCGCGACGATTGCCGGCGGCGCGGGGCTGTGGTCTTCGCTCAACTCCCGGGCGTCGCCGGTGACCGGACAGGATCTGGCCCAGCCCGCGGCGCTCCGCAGCTCGGGCGGCATCCTGGCCGCCACCCTTGAGGCAGCGCCGGGGAGGCTGCCGCTCGCCGGCCGGCTGGCCGGGGCCCTGGGCTACAACGGCGGCATCCCGGGGCCCACCCTGCGGCTCCGGGCCGGCGAGGTGCTCCGGCTCCGGCTGGTGAACAAGCTCGCCGAGCCGACCAACCTGCACCTTCACGGCCTGCACGTCTCGCCCCAGGGCAACAGCGACAACGTGTTCGTGACCGTGGATCCGGGCGGCAGTTTCGACTACGAGTACCAGCTCCCGGCCGGCCACCCGCCGGGCCTCTACTGGTACCACCCGCACCACCACGGCCGGGTCGCCGCCCAGATCTTCGCCGGCCTCTTCGGCGCCATCATTGTCGAGGACGCCGAGCCCGTCCCGGCGAGCGCCGAGCGCATCCTGCTGGTCTCCGACACCAGCCTCGACGGCGCCGGGGACGTGGCCGAGCCCGCGGAGCCGGAGCGGATGGCCGGGCGTGAGGGCGCGGTGCTCCTGGTTAACGGGCAGGCCAATCCCCGCTTCGCGGCGCGCCCCGGGGACCGGGAGCACTGGCGGATCGTCAACTGCTGCGTGGCCCGGTACCTGAGGATGCGGCTGGACGGGCAGAAAGTGCAGCTGCTGGGGATGGACTCCGGGCGGTTGCAGGCGCCGTCGGACGTGCAGGAGGTGCTGCTGGCGCCGGGGAACCGGGCGGAGCTGCTCGTCACGGCCGCCAACGGGGAATCGGTGCTGCGGGCGCTGCCCTATGACCGGGGCCGCCTGGCCGGGATGGCCGGGCGCGGCATGGGACCGGCCCCGCCGGAAGGCGGGGATGGGACGGCGGATCCGGCCGGTTCTGCCCTGGCCACGCTGCTGGTCGCCGGGGGCCCCGCCTCGGCCGTCGCTGCTGTCCCTGCCGGGCCCGCGCCCCCGGAACTGGGCTCCGCCGTCGTTGCCGCCCGCCGGCAGCTGGTCCTCGGCACCGGGATGGGGATGGGTGCGGGCATGGGCATGATGGGCTTCACCATCAACGGCCGGGCCTTCGATGAGTCCAGGACGGACACCACCGCGGCCGCCGGGACGGTCGAGGAGTGGACAATTATCAACCGCAGCCCGATGGACCACCCGTTCCACCTGCATGTGTGGCCCATGCAGCTCGTCGCGGAAAACGGACGGCCCGTGGAACCCGCGCTGCGGGATGTGGTCAACGTGCCCGCCAACGGGTGGGTCACCGTGCGGATCGCGTTCCGGGATTTCACCGGCCGTTCCGTGTACCACTGCCACATCCTGGACCACGAGGACCTCGGCATGATGGGCGTGATCGAGGTGCGCTGACGCTCCCCGGCCGGCTGAGGCTCCCCAGCCGTCCGCGCACTCTTGCCAAACATACCCCCCGGGGGTATGTTTGGACGGATCCTGGACGCAACGACCTTCCCGGGAGGCAGGAACCATGGAACACCAGCACAGCGGGCGAATAAGCCAACTGCAGCCCGGCGGCAGCGCCGGGCACACCCACCACGGGCCGCCGGCCGTGCCGGACGATGAGCATGTGGTGCACAGCCACGGCCAGCATGCCGGGCACAGCGTCGCGATGTTCAAGAACAGGTTCTGGCTGACACTCGCGCTGGCAGTTCCGGTGGTGCTGTTCAGCCCCATGTTCGGGCACCTCCTCGGCTACCAGCCGCCCGAGTTTCCCGGTTCCGCGTGGATCCCGCCGGTGCTGGGCACGGTGGTGTTCCTCTACGGCGGCCAGCCCTTCCTCAAGGGCGGCCTCGCCGAGCTGAAGTCGCGCCGGCCAGGAATGATGCTGCTGATCGCCATGGCCATCACGGTCGCTTTCCTCGCTTCCTGGGCGACCAGCCTGGGCCTCGGCGGATTCGACCTCGACTTCTGGTGGGAACTGGCGCTCCTGGTGGCGATCATGCTGCTGGGGCACTGGATCGAGATGCGGGCCCTCGGCTCGGCGCAGGGGGCGCTGGACGCGCTGGCGGCACTGCTGCCCGACGAGGCGGAGCGCCTTACCGACGGCGGGACGGAGACCGTGAGCGTCGCCGACCTCGTGCCGGGAGATGCGATCCTGGTCCGCCCGGGCGGCCGGATGCCGGCGGACGGCACGGTCACCGAGGGCCAGGCGGAATTCGACGAATCGATGATCACCGGCGAATCCAAAACTGTCCTCCGCTCCCCCGGCGATCCCGTGGTCGCCGGGACCATCGCGACGGATAACAGCGTCCGCGTGCGGGTCTCGGCGATCGGGGAGGACACCGCCCTGGCCGGAATCCAGCGCCTCGTCGCCGAGGCGCAGGCCTCTTCCTCGCGGGCCCAGGCCCTCGCAGACAGGGCGGCGGCCTTCCTGTTCTACTTCGCCGCCGGGGCCGGCGTACTGA harbors:
- the pstS gene encoding phosphate ABC transporter substrate-binding protein PstS, with translation MKASRFGRNSAIAVMAAGALALTACGSDNATNTAQSATPSAAAVKVTGTLTGIGSSAQGAAMDVWKTNFASANQGANVQYSPDGSGAGRKAIIDGSAQFAGSDAYLKDEEMTAAQAKCGPDGALNIPVYISPIAVAFNLPDIKELKLDAPTVAKIFRGEIAKWNDPAIAAMNPDAKLPDLKVTPVNRSDDSGTTSNFTDYLAAAAPEVWTDKSSGIWPASLKGENAKGTSGVVKTVTDTPGAVTYADDSAVSGKLGVAQIKVGGSFTKISAEAAAKAVDAGKPVEGRNANDLSIKLDRKTTIEGAYPIVLVSFHVVCNTYDTKATADLVKAFESYVVSDAGQKAAAEAAKSAPLSKALQDKAMKSIESIKAKS
- the radA gene encoding DNA repair protein RadA encodes the protein MATKTTRAAKAPGYKCAECGWTTAKWVGRCGECQAWGTVEETGAAVARTTAAATVLEPARRIADVDATTAAFLPTGVDELDRVLGGGLVPGAVILLAGEPGVGKSTLLLDVAAKFARTAQDVLYVTGEESAAQVKLRADRIDAVAESLYLSAETDLGQALGQVEKLEPRLLVVDSVQTLSSADVEGSAGGVSQVREVAASLIAAAKRRNMTTLLVGHVTKDGSIAGPRLLEHLVDVVCQFEGERHSRLRLLRAVKNRYGPTDDVGCFDLNEDGIVGLADPSGLFVSRTKDPVSGTCITVTLEGRRPLLAEVQSLLAESANAQPRRATSGLDSSRVAMLLAVLQQRAGCLLHKDDSYVATVGGVRLSEPATDLAVALAVASAKAKKPLPQRLIAFGEVGLAGEVRPVPGINQRIQEAHRLGFTHAVVPASPNGPGPVPAGFSVREVGHLAEALGLLIS
- a CDS encoding DUF47 domain-containing protein: MKLRLFPQEPAGLNLLSQMAHQIALATGTLAEILGAPASEHSRLVEDMHDHEAKSAELHFALLTHMRTSFLNPLPREDMYALSRYLNEAMEKLDAAADLVFLYKLERLPKRAADQLEIISRQAELTVDAMRQLNNLDDLEDYWIEVLRLTKRAERTHRVWVADMLKDMKSAQYARNRDIADQLVEVTKDMRRIATQVGSIIVKES
- the pstA gene encoding phosphate ABC transporter permease PstA produces the protein MTSTLTPVRKRSALTKGQLPKAAPYIVLALALVLGAAILALIGFNAFGWGIVSAILFTAGLVGWSAVVEGSRKAKDRLATCLVVGAFLIALLPLISVIWTVLVKGLPGLVDPGFLSTSMNGVTGSFDNKSVEEGAPVMGGIYHALMGTLQITLLATVISVPVGLLTAIYLVEYGEDRTLARAITFFVDVMTGIPSIVAGLFAAAFFFAVVGPGTKTGAVAAVALSVLMIPVVVRSSEEMLKIVPNELREAAYALGVRKWRTILKVVIPTAISGIASGVTLAIARVIGETAPILVTAGFATSINNNVFGGWMASLPTFIYTQILNPTSPSNPGPSDQRAWGAALVLIILVMLLNLGARLVARIFAPKAGR
- a CDS encoding inorganic phosphate transporter: MSLALFALVVLFAAAFAFLNGFRDASSSVALAVRTRALTPTVAVLLAGVFNFIGAALSAAMALEVSRTWVALPAGANGLTILIAGLLSAVLWGVYTWWRGIPSSSTHALVGGLAGAGIASVAVGGNSVGGADQSLLFQVVLPLLISPVIAFVGAYLLVWPATWAARYTPPGVVNSRSRRAQAIAAGAVAFGHGLQDGQRTSAVLILAMLAAGLTDGGSTPAWVALLTAAMLTAGTLAGGWRISYTIGYRLVRIDPLRGFVAQLYSSVILLVGAIGLHWPVSTTHTVTSAVLGAGTNQRYTGTNRRLVLRVLAFWALTPLVTAAAAFVLELALSPLTGL
- a CDS encoding SHOCT domain-containing protein, whose protein sequence is MMWGYGQNMWWMWLWGMLLLVGIAVLVLLAIRVFGAPGRGVPPGQGHAGAYGTPASFGAGPGGPGGPGGRSQARLILDERFARGELTAEQYREHVKELGEGP
- a CDS encoding aromatic acid exporter family protein, whose product is MAPGTGLTASARFLRGRIRTGFVRSRTSLLPAIQMTACAVGAYAFAEYVLGHTGPLFAATSSLIALGFSRDPRLRRVVEVGLGCTIGIVVGDLLLHWLGAGIWQAAVVLLFSILLARFLDSGTIFTTQLGLQSLLVVLLPAPAGGPFTRSIDAVVGGVFALLVTFLIPKDPRREPRNDVKKLLHELAEVLRECASALTHSDSTQAWHALIRGRNCQPLVDAMRQTLRASGEVATLAPAYRRHREELDRLAQSVDFIDLALRNSRVFARRLTSAINHAALSDEATENIVEVLQETAAAIDELGLGLAEVQDGTRRAHLRTARAELSETAGRLHPRLLDVQRLEGETVVMLFRPLMVDLLEAAGMDPDEAREVLPAL
- the pstC gene encoding phosphate ABC transporter permease subunit PstC; amino-acid sequence: MTTTSLTKSRGAGRAGDKVFSAATLAAGCLILAVLFGVALFLVIQAIPALVASPDKIQGGEGFFAYIWPIVIGTLIAALIALVIATPVAIGVALFISHFAPRGLASGLGYVIDLLAAIPSVVYGAWGAAFLAREISPAYNWLASNMGWLPIFQGPASATGKTILTAGIVLAVMVLPIITSLSREIFLQTPKLHEEAALALGATRWEMIRMAVLPFGRPGIVSAVMLGLGRALGETMAVALVLSSGALTASLIQSGNQTIAAEIALNFPEASGLKVSTLIAAGLVLFVITLGVNMIARWIITRHKEFSGAN
- the pstB gene encoding phosphate ABC transporter ATP-binding protein PstB, coding for MSKRIDVKDLNVYYSKFLAVEDVNISIDAKSVTAFIGPSGCGKSTFLRTLNRMHEVIPGARVEGEVLLDGDNLYGPGVDPVTVRSQIGMVFQRPNPFPTMSIRDNVLAGVKLNNQKISKGEADSLVERSLRGANLWNEVKDRLAKPGSGLSGGQQQRLCIARAIAVEPQVILMDEPCSALDPISTLAIEDLINELKDEYTVVIVTHNMQQAARVSDKTAFFNIAGTGKPGKLIEYGDTHTIFSNPTVKATEDYVSGRFG